In Xenorhabdus nematophila ATCC 19061, one DNA window encodes the following:
- a CDS encoding inorganic triphosphatase, with amino-acid sequence MRLGSVEVELKLSVKPDVIAAVRQQLFQFPHRYTPPKHLTNIYFETSDNQLRRWDMGLRIRGFDGHYEMTIKTAGKVIGGLHRRPEFNIPLHNPELDLAQFPAHIWPENTDLVHLQAQLTALFSTDFTREKWLVTYEQSEIEVVLDQGTISRGNQAFEQQASPICEFELELISGNVTDVLSLADKLAVQNGLRLANKSKAARGYALVQGLSHKALPSVPDELEWQQPLSEILSEILVQWQEQEEGWLAGQSTGKAGLVQVFQWVLHLTENQPERLLAPALLSDLLPELKQSLSMINAEAETLCYSASWLQCKLALTQWLMAQSR; translated from the coding sequence ATGCGTTTGGGTTCTGTAGAAGTAGAGTTGAAACTGTCTGTTAAGCCTGATGTGATAGCGGCAGTTCGCCAGCAATTATTTCAGTTTCCTCACCGCTATACTCCACCAAAACATCTGACTAATATTTATTTTGAGACATCAGATAACCAATTGCGGCGTTGGGATATGGGGCTGCGTATTCGTGGTTTTGACGGGCATTATGAGATGACCATTAAAACCGCCGGTAAAGTGATTGGAGGATTACACCGACGCCCTGAATTTAATATCCCGCTGCATAACCCTGAGCTGGATTTAGCGCAATTTCCTGCCCATATCTGGCCTGAAAACACCGATCTTGTACATCTACAGGCCCAATTGACCGCATTATTCAGTACCGATTTTACCCGTGAAAAATGGCTTGTGACCTATGAACAAAGTGAAATTGAAGTTGTGCTGGATCAAGGGACTATTTCCCGCGGAAATCAGGCCTTTGAACAGCAGGCGTCACCTATTTGTGAGTTTGAGCTGGAACTAATAAGCGGAAATGTCACTGATGTTTTGTCATTGGCAGATAAACTCGCAGTACAGAATGGCCTGCGCCTGGCGAATAAGAGTAAAGCTGCACGGGGATATGCACTTGTGCAGGGCTTGTCGCATAAAGCATTACCGAGTGTGCCTGATGAATTGGAATGGCAACAACCGTTGTCTGAGATCCTGTCTGAAATTCTGGTGCAGTGGCAGGAACAGGAAGAAGGATGGCTGGCAGGGCAATCGACAGGAAAGGCCGGATTGGTGCAGGTTTTTCAATGGGTGTTGCATCTGACTGAGAACCAGCCTGAACGTTTACTGGCACCGGCCTTGTTGTCTGATTTATTACCTGAATTAAAACAGTCACTATCGATGATTAATGCAGAGGCTGAAACGTTGTGTTACAGCGCTTCATGGCTCCAATGTAAGTTAGCGTTAACGCAATGGTTGATGGCTCAATCCCGATAA
- a CDS encoding TIGR04211 family SH3 domain-containing protein has protein sequence MQKLHRLFILLLGFTLPLSVHAEEKRYVSDELSAYIRSGPSIQNRILGSLNAGEEVTLISPKSENGFIQIKDRKGRTSWILSSEISPIPSLRERIPTMEQQIKTLTDNLANIDDTWNKRTAELQNKVATSDKIISDLKKENAQLQSKLTVAEKKVEIANLQLDDRQREIILQWFMYGGGVAGIGLLLGLLLPHMIPRRKKKDRWMS, from the coding sequence ATGCAAAAACTACATCGATTATTTATCCTGTTACTGGGTTTCACACTCCCACTCTCTGTACATGCTGAGGAAAAACGTTATGTTTCTGATGAGCTGTCAGCTTACATTCGTAGCGGCCCAAGCATTCAAAACCGTATCCTCGGCTCGTTGAATGCGGGTGAGGAAGTCACCTTAATCAGCCCAAAATCAGAAAATGGATTTATACAGATAAAAGACCGCAAAGGACGCACAAGCTGGATACTCTCCAGTGAGATCAGCCCTATTCCAAGCCTGCGTGAACGCATTCCCACCATGGAACAGCAGATCAAAACACTGACTGATAATCTGGCAAATATTGATGATACGTGGAATAAACGTACCGCAGAGTTGCAAAATAAGGTGGCGACCAGCGATAAGATCATCAGTGATCTGAAAAAAGAGAATGCTCAACTCCAGAGTAAACTCACCGTTGCTGAGAAAAAGGTAGAAATTGCCAACTTACAACTGGATGACAGACAAAGAGAAATTATTTTGCAGTGGTTTATGTATGGCGGTGGGGTTGCAGGAATTGGCTTACTTTTAGGGCTTCTGCTGCCACATATGATCCCACGCCGTAAAAAGAAAGATCGCTGGATGAGCTGA